One Neomonachus schauinslandi chromosome 9, ASM220157v2, whole genome shotgun sequence DNA segment encodes these proteins:
- the TINF2 gene encoding TERF1-interacting nuclear factor 2, translating to MATPPGAGPAALRFAAAASWQVVRGRCVEHFPRVLEFLRSLRAAAPGLVRFRHHERLCMGLKAKVVVELILQGRPWAQVLNALHHHFPESGPVVRDPKATKQDLRKVSEAQETFCQQVKQLGEAPVDLASRLQELEQEYGEPFLAAMEKLFFEYLCQLEKALPALQTQQLQDVLSWMQPGVSITSSFVLSQYGVDMGWPLPECSVPDSASVTEPTEQNPPQQPKLALHDPLPNARPGPHLPQGPALRKHSEPTAGHHFNLAPLGRRRIQSRWASTKGGHKERPTVMLFPFRNLGSPTQVLSEPENREEHGTDMADPAGAGGTRAPSIGKSKSPSQTLGGRALKENPVEVFASEQEE from the exons ATGGCCACGCCCCCGGGGGCCGGTCCCGCGGCTCTGCGcttcgccgccgccgccagcTGGCAAGTCGTGCGGGGACGCTGCGTGGAGCATTTTCCGCGAGTATTAGAGTTTCTGCGATCATTGCGCGCTGCTGCCCCTGGTTTAGTTCGCTTCCGCCACCACGAACGCCTATGTATGGGCCTAAAGGCCAAG GTAGTGGTGGAGTTGATCCTGCAGGGCCGGCCGTGGGCCCAGGTTCTGAATGCCCTGCATCACCATTTCCCAGAGTCTGGACCTGTAGTGCGGGACCCCAAAGCT ACAAAGCAGGATCTGAGGAAGGTCTCGGAGGCACAGGAGACCTTTTGCCAACAGGTGAAGCAACTAGGAGAGGCCCCAGTGGACTTGGCTTCCAGGCTGCAG GAACTTGAACAAGAGTATGGGGAACCCTTTCTGGCTGCCATGGAAAAGTTGTTTTTTGAATACTTGTGTCAGCTAGAAAAAGCCCTGCCTGCACTGCAGACACAGCAG CTTCAGGATGTGCTGAGTTGGATGCAGCCTGGAGTTTCTATCACTTCTTCTTTTGTCTTGAGCCAGTATGGTGTGGACATGGGGTGGCCACTTCCAG agtgcTCCGTTCCCGATTCAGCGAGCGTGACAGAGCCCACAGAGCAGAATCCTCCTCAGCAACCAAAACTAGCACTTCATGATCCTTTGCCAAATGCTAGGCCTGGCCCACACCTACCTCAGGGACCAGCCTTAAGGAAGCACTCAGAACCTACGGCTGGCCACCACTTCAATCTGGCCCCTCTAGGCCGGCGAAGAATCCAGTCCCGATGGGCATCCACTAAGGGAGGCCATAAGGAGCGCCCCACAGTCATGCTGTTCCCCTTTAGGAATCTGGGTTCACCAACCCAAGTCCTATCTGAGCCTGAGAACAGGGAAGAACATGGGACAGACATGGCAGATCCAGCAGGTGCTGGGGGCACGAGAGCACCTTCCATTGGAAAGTCAAAGAGtccatcccagaccctggggGGAAGGGCTCTGAAGGAGAACCCAGTTGAGGTGTTTGCTTCAGAGCAAGAAGAGTGA
- the LOC110585252 gene encoding TERF1-interacting nuclear factor 2-like, which translates to MDPLRLSLSPPKARKPLCPPSLCSSVITIGDLVLDSDEEENGQKEGRESLENYQKTKFDTLIPTFYEYLPTSGPSAMSVPPVTVETGLDT; encoded by the exons ATGGACCCCCTGAGACTGTCATTATCCCCTCCTAAAGCCAGGAAGCCAT TGTGTCCTCCATCTCTGTGCAGCTCTGTCATTACCATAGGCGACTTGGTTTTGGACtctgatgaagaagaaaatggccagaaggaaggaagg GAGTCTCTGGAAAACTATCAGAAGACAAAGTTTGACACCTTGATCCCCACCTTCTATGAATACCTCCCCACTTCTGGCCCCAGTGCCATGTCTGTCCCTCCCGTGACTGTAGAGACAGGTCTAGACACTTAG
- the GMPR2 gene encoding GMP reductase 2: MPHIDSDIKLDFKDVLLRPKRSTLKSRSEVELTRSFSFRNSKQMYTGIPIIAANMDTVGTFEMAKVICKFSLFTAVHKHYSLQQWKEFASQNPECLEHVAASSGTGSSDFEQLEQILEAIPQVKYICLDVANGYSEHFVEFVKDVRKRFPKHTIMAGNVVTGEMVEELILSGADIIKVGIGPGSVCTTRKKTGVGYPQLSAVMECADAAHGLKGHIISDGGCSCPGDVAKAFGAGADFVMLGGMLAGHSESGGELIERDGRKYKLFYGMSSEMAMKKYAGGVAEYRASEGKTVEVPFKGDVEHTIRDILGGIRSTCTYVGAAKLKELSRRTTFIRVTQQVNPIFSDDS; encoded by the exons ATGCCTCATATCGACAGTGACATCAAACTGGACTTCAAGGATGTCTTGTTGAGGCCTAAACGCAGTACCCTTAAATCTCGAAGTGAG GTGGAGCTCACAAGATCCTTTTCATTTCGGAACTCAAAGCAGATGTACACTGGGATCCCCATCATTGCTGCCAATATGGATACTGTGGGCACCTTTGAGATGGCCAAGGTTATCTGTAAG TTCTCCCTCTTCACAGCTGTTCATAAACACTACAGCCTCCAGCAGTGGAAAGAGTTTGCTAGCCAGAATCCTGAGTGTCTTGAG CATGTGGCTGCCAGCTCAGGCACAGGCTCTTCAGACTTTGAACAGCTGGAGCAGATCCTGGAAGCTATTCCCCAGGTGAAATATATATGCCTGGATGTGGCAAATGGCTACTCGGAACACTTTGTTGAGTTTGTAAAGGATGTGCGGAAGCGCTTCCCCAAGCACACCATTATG GCAGGGAATGTGGTAACAGGAGAGATGGTGGAAGAGCTGATCCTCTCTGGGGCTGACATCATCAAAGTGGGAATTGGACCAG GCTCCGTGTGCACCACCCGGAAGAAAACTGGAGTGGGGTACCCACAGCTCAGTGCAGTGATGGAGTGTGCAGATGCTGCTCATGGCCTCAAAGGCCACATCATCTCA GATGGAGGCTGCAGCTGTCCTGGGGATGTGGCCAAGGCTTTCG GGGCAGGAGCTGACTTTGTGATGCTGGGTGGCATGCTGGCTGGGCACAGTGAGTCAGGTGGTGAGCTCATCGAGAGGGATGGCAGGAAGTACAAGCTCTTCTATGGGATGAGTTCTGAAATGGCCATGAAGAAGTATGCCGGGGGTGTGGCTGAGTACAG GGCCTCAGAGGGAAAGACAGTGGAGGTGCCCTTTAAAGGGGATGTGGAGCATACCATCCGAGACATCCTTGGAGGCATCCGCTCCACATGTACCTACGTGGGAGCAGCTAAACTGAAGGAACTGAGCCGGAGAACCACCTTCATCCGGGTCACCCAGCAGGTGAATCCAATCTTCAGTGATGACAGCTAG
- the NEDD8 gene encoding NEDD8 yields MLIKVKTLTGKEIEIDIEPTDKVERIKERVEEKEGIPPQQQRLIYSGKQMNDEKTAADYKILGGSVLHLVLALRGGGGLRQ; encoded by the exons ATGCTAATTAAAGTGAAG ACCCTGACCGGAAAGGAGATTGAGATTGACATTGAACCCACAGACAAG GTGGAGCGAATCAAGGAGCGTGTGGAGGAGAAAGAGGGCATCCCCCCACAGCAGCAGCGGCTCATCTACAGTGGAAAACAGAT GAATGATGAGAAGACAGCAGCTGATTACAAGATCCTAGGTGGTTCTGTCCTCCACCTCGTGTTGGCTCTGAGAGGAGGAGGTGGTCTTAGGCAGTGA
- the LOC110585251 gene encoding magnesium-dependent phosphatase 1 isoform X2: MARLPKLAVFDLDYTLWPFWVDTHVDPPFHRSSDGAVRDRRGRAVRLYPEVPDVLQRLRDLDVPMAAASRTGEIEGANQLLELFDLDRYFAHREIYPGSKVTHFERLQRKTGVVFSQMIFFDDEKRNIVDVSKLGTEWSYLHSCPEWNESSNPN; encoded by the exons ATGGCGCGGCTCCCGAAGCTGGCGGTCTTCGATCTGG ATTACACGCTCTGGCCGTTCTGGGTGGACACGCACGTAGACCCCCCGTTCCACAGGAGCAG CGATGGGGCCGTCCGGGACCGGCGGGGCCGGGCCGTCCGACTGTACCCAGAGGTGCCCGACGTCCTGCAGCGGTTGCGGGACCTTGACGTGCCCATGGCGGCCGCTTCACG GACAGGGGAGATCGAAGGGGCCAACCAGCTTCTGGAGCTCTTTGACCTTGACAGATACTTTGCTCATCGGGAAATCTATCCAGGCAGCAAGGTCACCCACTTTGAGAG GTTGCAGCGGAAGACTGGAGTTGTTTTCTCCCAGATGATCTTCTTTGATGACGAGAAGCGGAATATCGTAGACGTCAGCAAACTGGGTACTGAGTG gagTTACCTGCATTCATGTCCAGAATGGAATGAGTCTTCAAACCCTAACTGA
- the LOC110585251 gene encoding magnesium-dependent phosphatase 1 isoform X1, which produces MARLPKLAVFDLDYTLWPFWVDTHVDPPFHRSSDGAVRDRRGRAVRLYPEVPDVLQRLRDLDVPMAAASRTGEIEGANQLLELFDLDRYFAHREIYPGSKVTHFERLQRKTGVVFSQMIFFDDEKRNIVDVSKLGVTCIHVQNGMSLQTLTEGLETFAKAQAGP; this is translated from the exons ATGGCGCGGCTCCCGAAGCTGGCGGTCTTCGATCTGG ATTACACGCTCTGGCCGTTCTGGGTGGACACGCACGTAGACCCCCCGTTCCACAGGAGCAG CGATGGGGCCGTCCGGGACCGGCGGGGCCGGGCCGTCCGACTGTACCCAGAGGTGCCCGACGTCCTGCAGCGGTTGCGGGACCTTGACGTGCCCATGGCGGCCGCTTCACG GACAGGGGAGATCGAAGGGGCCAACCAGCTTCTGGAGCTCTTTGACCTTGACAGATACTTTGCTCATCGGGAAATCTATCCAGGCAGCAAGGTCACCCACTTTGAGAG GTTGCAGCGGAAGACTGGAGTTGTTTTCTCCCAGATGATCTTCTTTGATGACGAGAAGCGGAATATCGTAGACGTCAGCAAACTGG gagTTACCTGCATTCATGTCCAGAATGGAATGAGTCTTCAAACCCTAACTGAAGGACTAGAGACATTTGCAAAGGCCCAAGCTGGGCCCTGA
- the LOC110585251 gene encoding magnesium-dependent phosphatase 1 isoform X4, whose product MARLPKLAVFDLDYTLWPFWVDTHVDPPFHRSSDGAVRDRRGRAVRLYPEVPDVLQRLRDLDVPMAAASRTGEIEGANQLLELFDLDRCYLHSCPEWNESSNPN is encoded by the exons ATGGCGCGGCTCCCGAAGCTGGCGGTCTTCGATCTGG ATTACACGCTCTGGCCGTTCTGGGTGGACACGCACGTAGACCCCCCGTTCCACAGGAGCAG CGATGGGGCCGTCCGGGACCGGCGGGGCCGGGCCGTCCGACTGTACCCAGAGGTGCCCGACGTCCTGCAGCGGTTGCGGGACCTTGACGTGCCCATGGCGGCCGCTTCACG GACAGGGGAGATCGAAGGGGCCAACCAGCTTCTGGAGCTCTTTGACCTTGACAGAT gTTACCTGCATTCATGTCCAGAATGGAATGAGTCTTCAAACCCTAACTGA
- the LOC110585251 gene encoding magnesium-dependent phosphatase 1 isoform X3, with amino-acid sequence MARLPKLAVFDLDYTLWPFWVDTHVDPPFHRSSDGAVRDRRGRAVRLYPEVPDVLQRLRDLDVPMAAASRTGEIEGANQLLELFDLDRYFAHREIYPGSKVTHFERSPRGRSLPLLAQVAAEDWSCFLPDDLL; translated from the exons ATGGCGCGGCTCCCGAAGCTGGCGGTCTTCGATCTGG ATTACACGCTCTGGCCGTTCTGGGTGGACACGCACGTAGACCCCCCGTTCCACAGGAGCAG CGATGGGGCCGTCCGGGACCGGCGGGGCCGGGCCGTCCGACTGTACCCAGAGGTGCCCGACGTCCTGCAGCGGTTGCGGGACCTTGACGTGCCCATGGCGGCCGCTTCACG GACAGGGGAGATCGAAGGGGCCAACCAGCTTCTGGAGCTCTTTGACCTTGACAGATACTTTGCTCATCGGGAAATCTATCCAGGCAGCAAGGTCACCCACTTTGAGAG AAGCCCGCGGGGCcgctccctgcccctccttgcACAGGTTGCAGCGGAAGACTGGAGTTGTTTTCTCCCAGATGATCTTCTTTGA